The genomic stretch CTTTGGTAACTGTATTAATAATTAAGAAATCAACATGCGTCCACGGATGTTTGAGGTATTTTTGCTCTGTCGAATCAAATGCAGAGTAATCATGTAGTAATCTATGTAGTGGAGTATGCATAATAACTTTAAGATTTTTATATCCTTTTATCACTTTTTGTATTAGATTTAATGCGATATTTTCAGTATCAAACTGTGTTTTAAAGTGATCTCTTCGAAAGGATTCTAGATCTTTTTGGTAGTCCGAGTATAAAATATCGAAAACTGATTTAACATTTCCCTCTTTAATGTCTTCAACGCTAGAGTTATATTTAATGTATTTAATCAAATCAGCAATATTATTGTTTTTACTTTGATAAATTTTGTCTGATACAACTAAGTTCAGTTGCATCTTGGCTCTTGAAACTGCAACATTGAGCAAATCACTTTTACTAACAAAATCTTCTTTTTCAGATTCAAGTGTTGTACTTGATCTAATATCATTAGCAACAGTGGATAAGATAACAACATCCTTTGCTCTTCCTTGAAATTTATGAACAGTGTCGACTTCAATTTTGTCAGATTTAATTTCAATATTTTCAGTTAGAACTTCAACTTGTTTTCTATATGGTGAAATTACACCTATATCTTTGCATTCCGAGTTCTTAATAATGAGGTTTATTTCATCTACTTCTCGCAAATTATATAATCCTGATCCTTCAGGATTTTTTCTTGCATGATTTCCGGGTACTGTTTTATATATCTTCAAAGGCGAAATTTCGGAGTTTGGTTTTGTTAATATAATGAGTTCATTACTATAGAACTTTTGATTACAAAAATTAATAATCGACGGATGACACCTATAATGTTCTTTAAGCATTACTTGAGGCGCATCAGTGAATACTTTTGACATTGAAGATAGAATGTTATTACCAAAGTAGTCATACTCATCACTGATATTAAAGAGCTTCTTGAGCGTGGCATTTTTATTTTCAAGATATTGGTTTTCTATTTGTGGTAGTTGTTTCGAATCTCCTACTATAATTGCGTTTCTTGCACAGTATAGCGAAAGTACCGAACTTAACAAGTCTGTTTGAGATGCTTCATCTATAATCAGATAATCAAAAACATATCCGTGATTAGCACTGGGAATTAATGAATGAGTCGTACTTAAGATGACTGGATACTCAGCGATAAACTCATTAAAATTATTCTTGTAGTTTTCTATAGAGAATTCTTGTGGAGTAATTGAAGCATATTTCATTTTAAGTTTCAATTGAAACAATTGATTGGATATTTTTTGATATTTAGTCTTAGCTTCAATAAAATCTTCAAACTCTAAATATTTTTCTAATTTATCTATTTCTTTGTCAATACCTGCTATTTTGAGTTTGTAATATTTTTGATCCAGATAATCAATTAAATCCTTTATGGATTCTTCGGTTTCATTCTTAAGTGAAAATCCATATTTAATTTTTAATAAGAACGATCTAAATCTAGATTTTTTCTGAAGATGCTCGAGCTCAATCTTGAACTGAATAAGGTTGTCTAAGTTGCTTGTTCTGTTAGCAATTTTCTTTTTTGGTTCATCAATCAGTTTATTTTGTAATTGAAAATGCTCGTATTCTTTTTCTAAATTGTTTCTAAACGTTTTCAATTTAGCTAGCGTGTTTTCTCTATCATAGAGTTTAGGGAGTTTTTGTTGGTAACTTCTACACTGCTTTTCTAGATAATCAATTTCTAGATTCCCAACGCTCCACTTATCTATTATTTCTTCTCTATTAGATTCAGATTTCTCCCAAAAGAAAACCATCTTGTTATCTTTATTACCAAGTAATGCAGCAATAAAACCTAAATCATATTCATCTAATTTTTCCTTAACATTGCTTATAGCAGCGTTATTATTAGAAACTACAGCTACCGTTTTATTCTGATATACAGCATTAGATATAATATTTAATATAGTTTGTGTCTTACCTGTTCCAGGTGGGCCCTCTATAAAAGAAACATTGGAACTAAATGCATTTTCAACTGCTGCCTTTTGACTCAAGTTAAGACCAAAAGGATATATGAATGCTTCCTTTACGTCTCTTTTAAGTGTCTTAAAATGAGTTAGATATCTATATAGAACTGTATGTGTTAACATAGGATTAATATGCTCATATTGATAAGCTAGATGATCGACATCTCCGTCTTTTGATTGTCTCGATAGCTCTTTGAAGTAATTAAACCTTAATTGCCATTGTATTTTTGGATCGTCAATATTATCTACTAAACTAAATTCTGAGCTGTGGAGTAATAAACTCTTTTTATTTTCATAGAACAGTTTATAATACACGCCAAAATCAACAATCTCTTTGACATCTCTTAGAGGCTGACCATGAAAAAAAACTTCCGTTTTATTCGGATTAATTATCCTTTCCTTTTTATATATCGTTATTTTGTGATAACTTATTGGAAAAAAAGTGTCATTGCCATAAAATTTGACTCGAACACTATTGCTGTCTGCTTGATACCATTGTATTTGAGATGTTTTATCTTTAAACTTATCGCTATAGTTGTCTAACATCATAATCAATATTTCTTTTTCATTGATTTTTGACATATCCCCGTGCCCCACTATCAAATAAACTTGAAACAAACTTATTATCGTTCTTAATTAACATAATTATAACATGAGTTGTGGGCCAATACTAAAAAACTTTTAAACTTATATGCAGATAAACACATATTTTAATCGTTTTTTCTTATAACAAATAATAAAATCCTTGAATTTCCA from Candidatus Delongbacteria bacterium encodes the following:
- a CDS encoding AAA family ATPase — translated: MSKINEKEILIMMLDNYSDKFKDKTSQIQWYQADSNSVRVKFYGNDTFFPISYHKITIYKKERIINPNKTEVFFHGQPLRDVKEIVDFGVYYKLFYENKKSLLLHSSEFSLVDNIDDPKIQWQLRFNYFKELSRQSKDGDVDHLAYQYEHINPMLTHTVLYRYLTHFKTLKRDVKEAFIYPFGLNLSQKAAVENAFSSNVSFIEGPPGTGKTQTILNIISNAVYQNKTVAVVSNNNAAISNVKEKLDEYDLGFIAALLGNKDNKMVFFWEKSESNREEIIDKWSVGNLEIDYLEKQCRSYQQKLPKLYDRENTLAKLKTFRNNLEKEYEHFQLQNKLIDEPKKKIANRTSNLDNLIQFKIELEHLQKKSRFRSFLLKIKYGFSLKNETEESIKDLIDYLDQKYYKLKIAGIDKEIDKLEKYLEFEDFIEAKTKYQKISNQLFQLKLKMKYASITPQEFSIENYKNNFNEFIAEYPVILSTTHSLIPSANHGYVFDYLIIDEASQTDLLSSVLSLYCARNAIIVGDSKQLPQIENQYLENKNATLKKLFNISDEYDYFGNNILSSMSKVFTDAPQVMLKEHYRCHPSIINFCNQKFYSNELIILTKPNSEISPLKIYKTVPGNHARKNPEGSGLYNLREVDEINLIIKNSECKDIGVISPYRKQVEVLTENIEIKSDKIEVDTVHKFQGRAKDVVILSTVANDIRSSTTLESEKEDFVSKSDLLNVAVSRAKMQLNLVVSDKIYQSKNNNIADLIKYIKYNSSVEDIKEGNVKSVFDILYSDYQKDLESFRRDHFKTQFDTENIALNLIQKVIKGYKNLKVIMHTPLHRLLHDYSAFDSTEQKYLKHPWTHVDFLIINTVTKETILVIEVDGVSFHEQSKNQSVNDEIKDRALTLNDIEFIRLKTNQSNEKDRIISILNKTLGSD